Proteins encoded by one window of Candidatus Binatia bacterium:
- a CDS encoding neutral zinc metallopeptidase — MRWRGRRQSANIEDVRGHRVSRGGIVGIGGTGLVVLLLFALVTGQDPLQLLEQVSGPATDTTTGEPYQESAQEQERREFVAVVLADTEDVWNDVFASEIGSAYREPRLVLFSGAVESGCGFAQAAVGPFYCPLDGKVYIDLQFYDELQERFGAEGDFAQAYVIAHEVGHHVQNLLGVAGKVRDAQQRADRAVANELSVRLELQADCLSGVWANHTQRAKAVLEAGDVEEALGAASAVGDDRIQKRTQGYVVPESFTHGSAEQRARWFRRGFEKGTLAACDTFGVDEP, encoded by the coding sequence ATGCGCTGGCGGGGCCGCAGGCAGAGCGCCAACATCGAGGACGTGCGCGGCCACCGCGTCTCGCGCGGTGGCATCGTCGGCATCGGCGGCACGGGACTCGTCGTCCTGCTGCTGTTCGCGCTCGTCACGGGACAGGACCCGCTGCAGCTCCTCGAGCAGGTGTCGGGACCCGCGACCGACACGACGACCGGCGAGCCCTACCAGGAGTCGGCGCAGGAGCAGGAGCGGCGCGAGTTCGTCGCGGTCGTGCTCGCCGACACCGAGGACGTCTGGAACGACGTCTTCGCGAGCGAGATCGGAAGCGCGTACCGCGAGCCGCGTCTGGTGCTGTTCTCGGGCGCGGTCGAGTCCGGCTGCGGCTTCGCGCAGGCGGCGGTCGGTCCGTTCTACTGCCCGCTCGACGGCAAGGTGTACATCGACCTGCAGTTCTACGACGAGCTGCAGGAGCGCTTCGGCGCCGAGGGCGACTTCGCGCAGGCCTACGTCATCGCGCACGAGGTCGGACACCACGTGCAGAACCTGCTCGGCGTCGCGGGGAAGGTCCGCGACGCGCAGCAGCGCGCGGATCGCGCCGTCGCGAACGAGCTCTCGGTGCGCCTCGAGCTGCAGGCCGACTGTCTTTCCGGCGTGTGGGCCAACCACACCCAGCGCGCCAAGGCGGTGCTCGAAGCCGGCGACGTCGAGGAGGCGCTCGGCGCCGCATCCGCCGTCGGCGACGACCGCATCCAGAAGCGCACGCAGGGCTACGTCGTGCCGGAGTCGTTCACGCACGGCTCCGCCGAGCAGCGCGCGCGCTGGTTCCGCCGCGGCTTCGAGAAGGGGACGCTCGCGGCGTGCGACACGTTCGGCGTCGACGAGCCGTAA